A stretch of the Aphis gossypii isolate Hap1 chromosome 2, ASM2018417v2, whole genome shotgun sequence genome encodes the following:
- the LOC114120139 gene encoding uncharacterized protein LOC114120139 isoform X1, with the protein MTSPSAASSSRCYVPRSVIVAVVAALASCTDAATVMTKMKDATMFRTKGVVDVDGNTAASAMKDNSETYNFNAQNYTNVANITDAEDDDGTSGVGGDEEALSAVWYLAAFGGLVLFFFVVTCSELFFGNPIYTRRPVELPHAGYLRRHVYGIRNHGQHNYKPETPPPPYHLFAPPSYDDTVKGALGQQAEQYHHRAPVAKKLANVYVVPVHAATTAAAAAAAGATTCAATCATCTTNATAVAVAVAADAKLLAAVLPQTKFK; encoded by the exons ATGACGTCGCCATCAGCAGCTTCCAGCAGCCGCTGTTACGTGCCCAGATCCGTGATCGTGGCCGTGGTCGCCGCACTGGCGTCTTGCACCGACGCCGCGACTGTGATGACCAAAATGAAAG acGCCACGATGTTTAGAACTAAAGGAGTCGTAGACGTGGACGGGAATACCGCCGCATCGGCGATGAAGGATAACTCCGAAACGTACAACTTTAACGCTCAAAACTACACGAACGTCGCCAACATTACCG aCGCGGAAGACGACGACGGAACGTCCGGTGTCGGGGGCGACGAGGAAGCTCTGTCCGCCGTATGGTACCTGGCCGCGTTCGGCGGCCTGGTGCTGTTCTTTTTCGTGGTCACGTGCTCCGAACTGTTCTTCGGCAATCCCATCTACACGCGCCGTCCCGTCGAGCTGCCGCACGCCGGCTACCTGCGCCGACACGTGTACGGCATCCGGAACCACGGACAGCACAACTACAAGCCCgagacgccgccgccgccgtaccACCTGTTCGCGCCGCCCAGCTACGACGACACCGTCAAGGGGGCGCTCGGACAGCAGGCGGAGCAGTACCACCACCGCGCCCCGGTCGCCAAGAAGCTCGCCAACGTGTACGTGGTGCCGGTGCACGCggccaccaccgccgccgccgccgccgccgcgggcGCCACCACCTGCGCCGCCACCTGCGCCACTTGCACCACGAACGCCACTGCAGTGGCCGTGGCGGTAGCGGCCGACGCCAAACTGTTGGCCGCCGTGTTGCCGCAGACGAAATTCAAATAG
- the LOC114120139 gene encoding uncharacterized protein LOC114120139 isoform X2: MFRTKGVVDVDGNTAASAMKDNSETYNFNAQNYTNVANITDAEDDDGTSGVGGDEEALSAVWYLAAFGGLVLFFFVVTCSELFFGNPIYTRRPVELPHAGYLRRHVYGIRNHGQHNYKPETPPPPYHLFAPPSYDDTVKGALGQQAEQYHHRAPVAKKLANVYVVPVHAATTAAAAAAAGATTCAATCATCTTNATAVAVAVAADAKLLAAVLPQTKFK, from the exons ATGTTTAGAACTAAAGGAGTCGTAGACGTGGACGGGAATACCGCCGCATCGGCGATGAAGGATAACTCCGAAACGTACAACTTTAACGCTCAAAACTACACGAACGTCGCCAACATTACCG aCGCGGAAGACGACGACGGAACGTCCGGTGTCGGGGGCGACGAGGAAGCTCTGTCCGCCGTATGGTACCTGGCCGCGTTCGGCGGCCTGGTGCTGTTCTTTTTCGTGGTCACGTGCTCCGAACTGTTCTTCGGCAATCCCATCTACACGCGCCGTCCCGTCGAGCTGCCGCACGCCGGCTACCTGCGCCGACACGTGTACGGCATCCGGAACCACGGACAGCACAACTACAAGCCCgagacgccgccgccgccgtaccACCTGTTCGCGCCGCCCAGCTACGACGACACCGTCAAGGGGGCGCTCGGACAGCAGGCGGAGCAGTACCACCACCGCGCCCCGGTCGCCAAGAAGCTCGCCAACGTGTACGTGGTGCCGGTGCACGCggccaccaccgccgccgccgccgccgccgcgggcGCCACCACCTGCGCCGCCACCTGCGCCACTTGCACCACGAACGCCACTGCAGTGGCCGTGGCGGTAGCGGCCGACGCCAAACTGTTGGCCGCCGTGTTGCCGCAGACGAAATTCAAATAG